One region of Oryza sativa Japonica Group chromosome 10, ASM3414082v1 genomic DNA includes:
- the LOC4348075 gene encoding uncharacterized protein has protein sequence MGAAISCCGCPPRRRAGAADDAAAGLTDDILAEIFLRLPPHPACLRRVSLVSRRFRRVVTSRRFLRRFSDLHGGAPGAPLVGFFSNHNHGPWADTRFIPVGVDGTGDSRRSRCRSRRATAARNPGGVLALGDDAEWHVIGCRGGRVLLLSPTRLRLLVLEPMLGRRQYIPAPPAPEYRPAYFSNAAVVSAAGGHDELRLRPHLFRVVFVSSNAATKRSTAFVYNSATFRWTKAAATEMSSVIDGRPSVLIGQTLYWHLISHGLVAFNLETHELHEILVPADAFDDVHDANLSIVVPRSGGGGVGLAAVSGYILQLWTLRDYTHGASTWDLRNIVVLDALLPLRNARLPPPPQLPASAKPMPLVWLMALDEDENVGYVWTAAGVFAVQLDTMNYHKVLGPVCRGMQFVFPYKSFFLPQGGSAAMIM, from the exons ATGGGCGCCGCGATCAGCTGCTGTGGctgtcctcctcgccgccgtgcaggcgcggccgacgacgcggcggcgggacTCACCGACGACATCCTCGCCGAGATCTTCCTCCGGCTGCCGCCGCACccggcctgcctccgccgcGTCTCCCTCGTCAGCCGCCGGTTCCGCCGCGTGGTCAccagccgccgcttcctccgccgGTTCAGCGacctccacggcggcgcgccgggggcTCCCCTCGTCGGCTTCTTCAGCAACCACAACCATGGCCCCTGGGCGGACACCCGCTTCATCCCTGTCGGCGTCGACGGCACCGGGGACAGCCGTCGGAGCcgctgccgcagccgccgcgccaccgcggcGCGTAATCCCGGCGGGGTGCTCGCCCTGGGCGACGACGCCGAGTGGCACGTCATCGGCTGCCGCGGCgggcgcgtcctcctcctcagccCCACGCGGCTCCGCCTCCTGGTGCTGGAGCCCATGCTCGGCCGCCGCCAGTAcatcccggcgccgccggcgccggagtaCAGGCCGGCATACTTCAGCAACGCCGCCGTGGTCTCCGCCGCGGGGGGCCACGACgagctccgcctccggccgcaccTGTTCCGCGTGGTGTTCGTCTCGAGCAACGCCGCCACCAAGCGCTCCACCGCCTTCGTCTACAACTCGGCGACGTTCCGGTGgaccaaggcggcggcgacagagATGTCGTCGGTGATCGACGGCCGGCCGAGCGTCCTGATCGGCCAGACCCTCTACTGGCACCTCATCTCGCACGGCCTCGTCGCGTTCAACCTGGAGACGCACGAGCTGCACGAGATCCTGGTGCCGGCCGACGCGTTCGACGACGTGCACGATGCCAACCTGAGCATCGTCGTCcccaggagcggcggcggcggagtcggccTCGCCGCGGTGTCCGGGTACATCCTCCAGCTCTGGACGCTGCGCGACTACACCCACGGCGCGTCCACCTGGGACCTGCGCAACATCGTGGTGCTGGACGCGCTGCTCCCCCTGCGCAACgctcggctgccgccgccgccgcagctgccggCGTCGGCGAAGCCGATGCCTCTGGTGTGGTTGATGGCGCTGGACGAGGATGAGAACGTGGGGTACGTGTGGACCGCGGCTGGGGTGTTCGCTGTTCAGCTTGACACCATGAATTACCACAAGGTGCTTGGACCTGTTTGTAGGGGGATGCAATTCGTTTTTCCCTACAAAAGCTTCTTTCTCCCTCAAG GTGGAAGTGCAGCCATGATTATGTAA